The genomic region CGCACGGCCGCCATCGTCGCCTCGTCCTTGCCCTCGGCGTTCAGGCGCAGCAGCGGCTCGGTGTTGGACGGCCGGACGTTGAAGGTCCAGTCGGGGTGGGACACGGTCAGACCGTCGAGACGGTCGGTGGAGACGCCGTCCTGGCCGGCGTACTCCTTCTCCAGGGCGTCGACGACCGCAGCCTGGTCGGCGACCGTGGAGTTGATCTCCCCGCTGAGCGGGTAGCGCTCGTACTGCGCCAGCAGCTCCGACAGCGGGCGGTCGGTCTCCCCCAGCGCCGCGAGCGCGTGCAGGGCCGCCAGCATGCCGGAGTCGGCACGCCAGAAGTCCCGGAAGTAGAAGTGGCCGCTGTGCTCCCCGCCGAAGACCGCGTCGGTCTCGGCCATCGTCGCCTTGATGTAGGAGTGGCCGACCCGGGTGCGCACCGGCCGCCCGCCGAGCTCGGTCACGATCTCCGGCACCGCGCGGCTCGTGATCAGGTTGTGGATGACCGCCGCACCGGGCGACTTCACGAGCTCCCGGGCCGCGATCAGCGCGGTCAGCGTCGAGGGCGAGACCGCCCGGCCGCGCTCGTCGACCAGGAAGCACCGGTCCGCGTCGCCGTCGAAGGCGAGCCCCACGTCGGCGCCCTCGGCCAGCACCCGCGCCTGCAGGTCGCGCAGGTTCTCCGGCTCGATCGGGTTCGCCTCGTGGTGGGGGAAGGTGCCGTCGAGCTCGAAGTACATCGGCACCAGCTCGACGTGCTCGGCGCCGATCCGCTCGAACACCTCCGGCGCCGTGTGCCCCGCCATCCCGTTGCCGGCGTCGACGACCACCTTGAGCCGGCGCCCGGTGACCGGCGCCAGCTGGAGCAGGTACGCCGCGTACGCCGCGAGCACGTCGGTCTCGGAGATCCGGCCCGGCGTCGCCGCCCGCGCCACCTGGTCGGACAGCACCAGGTCGCGGATCTCGGTCAGCCCGCTGTCCTGGCCGACCGGCACCGCGCCGGCGCGGCACAGCTTGATCCCGTTGTACTGCGCGGGGTTGTGGCTGGCTGTGAACATCGCCCCGGGGTGCCCGAGGTGGCCCGAGGCGAAGTAGAGCTGGTCGGTGGAGGCCAGCCCGATCATCACGACGTCCGCGCCGGCCTCGCTCGCACCCTGCGCGAAGGCGCCGGCCATCGCCGGGGAGCTGGGCCGCATGTCGTGGCCGACCACCACGGCCGAGGCGCCGACGACCTGCACGAACGCGCGGCCGGTGGCGTGGGCCAGCGCGTCGTCGATCTGGTCGGGCACCGTCCCGCGCACGTCGTAGGCCTTGAAGATCGCCGAGAGGTTCGCGGAGTCGAGGGTGCCGGGCATGACGCCGACCCTAGTGCGTCACTCGGGGCGCAGGACGCGAAGGTGTCCCTTGCGCGCGGTCTCGCGGCCGGTCTCCGACACCGCCGCCGCCTGACGGGGCGGCGCCGGGCGCCCGGCCTCACGCACCGCGTCGGCCAGGGCCAGCAGGTCGTCGTTGGACGGACCCGTGTCCACGGGCTCCCGGGCCAGGCGCAGCACGTCCCAGCCGCGCGGGGCCGAGAGCCGCTCGCTGTGCGCCTCGCACAGGTCGTAGGCGTGCGGCTCGGCGTACGTCGAGAGGGGGCCGAGCACCGCCGTCTGGTCGG from Nocardioides pantholopis harbors:
- a CDS encoding phosphomannomutase/phosphoglucomutase, producing the protein MPGTLDSANLSAIFKAYDVRGTVPDQIDDALAHATGRAFVQVVGASAVVVGHDMRPSSPAMAGAFAQGASEAGADVVMIGLASTDQLYFASGHLGHPGAMFTASHNPAQYNGIKLCRAGAVPVGQDSGLTEIRDLVLSDQVARAATPGRISETDVLAAYAAYLLQLAPVTGRRLKVVVDAGNGMAGHTAPEVFERIGAEHVELVPMYFELDGTFPHHEANPIEPENLRDLQARVLAEGADVGLAFDGDADRCFLVDERGRAVSPSTLTALIAARELVKSPGAAVIHNLITSRAVPEIVTELGGRPVRTRVGHSYIKATMAETDAVFGGEHSGHFYFRDFWRADSGMLAALHALAALGETDRPLSELLAQYERYPLSGEINSTVADQAAVVDALEKEYAGQDGVSTDRLDGLTVSHPDWTFNVRPSNTEPLLRLNAEGKDEATMAAVRDEVLAKIRSN
- a CDS encoding DUF3499 domain-containing protein; the protein is MSPARRCSRTACSRSAVATLTYVYADQTAVLGPLSTYAEPHAYDLCEAHSERLSAPRGWDVLRLAREPVDTGPSNDDLLALADAVREAGRPAPPRQAAAVSETGRETARKGHLRVLRPE